In a single window of the Enoplosus armatus isolate fEnoArm2 chromosome 15, fEnoArm2.hap1, whole genome shotgun sequence genome:
- the LOC139297211 gene encoding histone-binding protein RBBP4 translates to MADKDVAFDDAVEERVINEEYKIWKKNTPFLYDLVMTHALEWPSLTAQWLPDVTRPEGKDYSVHRLVLGTHTSDEQNHLVIASVQLPNDDAQFDASHYDSEKGEFGGFGSVSGKIEIEIKINHEGEVNRARYMPQNPCIIATKTPTCDVLVFDYTKHPSKPDPSGECTPDLRLRGHQKEGYGLSWNSNLSGCLLSASDDHTICLWDISTVPKEGKIVDAKTIFTGHTAVVEDVSWHLLHESLFGSVADDQKLMIWDTRSNNTSKPSHAVDAHTAEVNCLSFNPYSEFILASGSADKTVALWDLRNLKLKLHSFESHKDEIFQVQWSPHNETILASSGTDRRLNVWDLSKIGEEQSPEDAEDGPPELLFIHGGHTAKISDFSWNPNEPWVICSVSEDNIMQVWQMAENIYNDEDPEGAADSEVQA, encoded by the exons TGCTGTGGAGGAAAGGGTGATCAACGAGGAGTACAAGATCTGGAAGAAGAACACCCCTTTCCTCTACGACCTGGTCATGACACACGCTCTGGAGTGGCCCAGCCTCACGGCCCAGTGGCTGCCTGATGTCACCAG GCCAGAGGGGAAAGACTACAGCGTGCACAGGCTGGTCCTGGGGACACACACTTCTGATGAGCAGAATCACCTTGTCATTGCTAGCGTTCAGCTCCCAAACGATGATGCCCAGTTTGATGCTTCACACTACGACAGCGAgaaaggag AGTTTGGAGGCTTTGGGTCTGTAAGTGGGAAGATAGAGATTGAGATCAAGATCAACCACGAGGGAGAAGTGAACAGAGCCCGGTACATGCCTCAGAATCCTTGCATCATTGCCACCAAGACCCCGACCTGCGACGTGCTGGTCTTTGATTACACAAAGCACCCCTCTAAGCCTG ACCCCTCTGGAGAATGCACCCCAGATTTGCGTTTGAGAGGGCACCAGAAGGAGGGATATGGCCTCTCCTGGAACTCGAACCTCAGCGGCTGCCTCCTCAGTGCCTCAGATGACCAT ACCATCTGCCTGTGGGACATCAGCACAGTGCCCAAggagggaaagattgtggatGCCAAGACCATCTTCACAGGACACACTGCTGTGGTGGAGGATGTTTCCTGGCACCTGCTCCACGAGTCGCTCTTTGGATCTGTCGCAGATGACCAGAAACTCATGAT CTGGGACACGCGGTCCAACAACACCTCCAAGCCCAGCCATGCAGTGGACGCCCACACCGCTGAGGTCAACTGCTTGTCCTTCAATCCCTACAGCGAGTTCATCCTGGCCTCTGGCTCTGCAGATAAG actGTGGCACTTTGGGACCTGAGAAACCTGAAGCTGAAGCTGCACTCATTCGAGTCTCACAAGGACGAGATCTTCCAG GTTCAGTGGTCTCCTCATAACGAAACCATCCTGGCCTCCAGCGGCACTGACAGGAGGCTCAACGTCTGGGACCTCAGCAAGATCGGAGAGGAACAGTCACCAGAGGATGCTGAGGACGGCCCTCCTGAGCTGCTG TTCATCCACGGCGGACACACAGCTAAGATCTCAGACTTCTCTTGGAACCCCAACGAGCCTTGGGTCATCTGTTCTGTATCAGAAGACAATATCATGCAAGTCTGGCAGATG GCTGAAAATATCTACAACGACGAGGACCCAGAAGGTGCTGCAGATTCAGAGGTCCAGGCATGA